One Streptosporangium sp. NBC_01495 DNA window includes the following coding sequences:
- a CDS encoding ABC transporter substrate-binding protein, producing the protein MATPGDAANQVRASRPPSLPRPLSRLPALGAATALLLSLAACTGQDAREATAPASPASGGGTVRIAVNGWAGYEAGAAVIGRLLTQELGYRVQTVSLDPLQSWEGLEKGTVDVIVENWGREALKQTYIEEKKVAVSAGRSGPRGVIGWYVPQWMVDEYPGITDWRQLNKYARLFRTKKSGDLGQLLDGDPSRATNDEALIRNLDLGYRVVHAGGEKALIDAARRATRDRTPLLMHFYEPQWLFTQIKLVKVSLPPYAIGCDADPAKVRCDYPPYLLDKIVSRRFADTGGRAYELVRNFTWTNEQQNAVANDMTDNGLDAARAAQKWIDANKITWKQWIPG; encoded by the coding sequence GTGGCCACACCCGGCGACGCCGCGAACCAGGTTCGCGCTTCCCGCCCGCCCTCCCTTCCCCGGCCCCTTTCCCGCCTCCCGGCGCTCGGCGCGGCCACCGCGCTGCTCCTCTCGCTCGCCGCGTGCACCGGCCAGGACGCGCGGGAGGCGACCGCGCCGGCGTCCCCGGCCTCCGGCGGCGGGACCGTGAGGATCGCCGTCAACGGATGGGCGGGCTACGAGGCCGGTGCCGCGGTCATCGGCCGCCTGCTGACCCAGGAGCTCGGCTACCGGGTGCAGACGGTGAGCCTCGACCCGCTCCAGTCCTGGGAGGGCCTCGAAAAGGGCACGGTGGACGTGATCGTGGAGAACTGGGGACGGGAGGCGCTGAAGCAGACCTACATCGAGGAGAAAAAGGTCGCGGTCTCCGCCGGAAGAAGCGGCCCCAGGGGCGTCATCGGCTGGTACGTCCCCCAGTGGATGGTGGACGAGTATCCCGGGATCACCGACTGGCGGCAGCTCAACAAGTACGCCCGCCTCTTCAGAACCAAAAAATCCGGCGATCTGGGTCAGCTGCTCGACGGAGACCCCTCGCGTGCCACCAACGACGAGGCCCTGATCCGCAACCTCGACCTCGGCTACCGGGTCGTCCACGCGGGCGGCGAGAAGGCGCTGATCGACGCCGCCAGGCGGGCGACCCGCGACCGGACCCCGCTGCTGATGCACTTCTACGAGCCGCAGTGGCTTTTCACCCAGATCAAACTGGTGAAGGTCAGCCTTCCGCCGTACGCGATCGGCTGCGACGCCGACCCCGCCAAGGTCAGGTGCGACTACCCGCCCTACCTGCTCGACAAGATCGTGAGCAGGCGGTTCGCCGACACCGGCGGCAGGGCCTACGAGCTGGTCAGGAACTTCACCTGGACGAACGAGCAGCAGAACGCGGTGGCGAACGACATGACCGACAACGGCCTCGACGCCGCTCGGGCGGCCCAGAAGTGGATCGACGCCAACAAAATAACCTGGAAGCAGTGGATACCGGGCTGA
- a CDS encoding GTP-binding protein: MDFAGSSQGGLTSTKIVVAGGFGVGKTTFVGAVSEIVPLTTEAVMTDASAGIDDLGLTPHKTTTTVAMDFGRLSLDRDLILYLFGTPGQHRFWFMWDDLVRGAIGAVVLIDTRRLADGFPAIDYFEEAKLPFVVGVNGWNGEFPHHEEEVREALTLAPHIPVVRTDARSRDSVKSTLITLVEHVLRVRTAYGTSV; encoded by the coding sequence GTGGACTTCGCAGGCTCTAGCCAGGGTGGCCTGACGTCAACGAAGATCGTTGTCGCGGGTGGGTTCGGCGTCGGCAAGACCACGTTCGTGGGGGCGGTGTCGGAGATCGTGCCGCTGACCACGGAGGCGGTGATGACCGACGCCAGTGCCGGGATCGACGACCTCGGGCTGACTCCCCACAAGACCACCACCACGGTCGCGATGGACTTCGGCCGCCTCTCGCTGGACCGTGACCTGATCCTGTACCTGTTCGGTACGCCGGGTCAGCACCGGTTCTGGTTCATGTGGGACGACCTGGTCCGCGGCGCGATCGGCGCGGTGGTCCTGATCGACACCCGGCGGCTGGCCGACGGCTTCCCGGCGATCGACTACTTCGAGGAGGCCAAGCTCCCCTTCGTGGTCGGCGTCAACGGCTGGAACGGGGAGTTCCCGCACCACGAGGAGGAGGTGCGCGAGGCCCTGACGCTGGCTCCGCACATTCCCGTCGTGCGGACCGACGCCCGCTCCCGCGACTCCGTCAAGAGCACGCTGATCACTCTGGTCGAGCACGTTCTGCGGGTCCGCACGGCCTACGGCACGTCGGTGTAG
- a CDS encoding DUF742 domain-containing protein: protein MLGTDGTGDDEPLFRPYAVTGGRSEPRFHMAMEALVSSSFIMEEDLALLTPEQDAIIRLCRSYRSVAEISALLKVPLGVARVLVADMVDEGFVRIHQPHLNEGQPDLNMLERVLSGLRRL, encoded by the coding sequence GTGCTCGGGACTGACGGAACCGGGGACGACGAGCCCCTGTTCCGTCCGTACGCCGTGACCGGTGGCAGGTCGGAGCCCCGGTTCCACATGGCGATGGAGGCGCTGGTCTCCTCCTCCTTCATCATGGAGGAGGACCTGGCGCTGCTCACCCCCGAGCAGGATGCGATCATCAGGCTCTGCCGTTCGTACCGCTCGGTCGCCGAGATCTCGGCTCTGCTGAAGGTCCCGCTCGGAGTGGCCCGCGTGCTGGTGGCGGATATGGTCGACGAGGGCTTCGTCCGCATCCACCAGCCGCATCTCAACGAGGGACAACCGGACCTCAACATGCTCGAAAGGGTTCTCAGTGGACTTCGCAGGCTCTAG
- a CDS encoding roadblock/LC7 domain-containing protein — protein MTILSHEARRFDWLITEFVRGTPGVAHAVCVSADGLRIASSEGFPPDRADQLAAVSAGLLSLTVGASRVFEGGSVTQTVVEMERGLLLVMAISDGSVLAVLASPDCDMGLVAYQMTLLVDRAGQVLTPALRAELQSSRGR, from the coding sequence GTGACGATCCTGAGTCATGAGGCACGCAGGTTCGACTGGCTGATCACCGAGTTCGTCCGCGGCACGCCCGGTGTCGCGCACGCGGTGTGCGTCTCCGCCGACGGGCTGCGGATCGCCAGTTCCGAGGGGTTCCCGCCCGACAGGGCCGACCAGCTCGCCGCCGTCTCGGCGGGACTGCTCAGCCTGACGGTGGGCGCCTCCCGCGTGTTCGAGGGGGGTTCCGTCACCCAGACCGTGGTCGAGATGGAGCGTGGCCTGCTGCTGGTCATGGCGATCAGCGACGGCTCCGTGCTCGCCGTGCTGGCCTCCCCCGACTGCGACATGGGTCTGGTGGCGTACCAGATGACCCTGCTCGTCGACAGGGCGGGACAGGTGCTCACCCCGGCGCTCCGCGCCGAGCTGCAGTCTTCCCGGGGCCGGTGA